One window of the Pseudarthrobacter sp. ATCC 49987 genome contains the following:
- a CDS encoding MFS transporter, translating into MTAPHQATPAASKRKLPPGALKAYVASLTGTSLEYYDFAIYSVASALVFPKIFFPGNDEFVGLLLSFSAFAVGYLARPIGGVIFGRLGDKIGRKHVLVVTLMLIGAATVLIGALPDYSVIGVAAPIILVLLRLAQGIGVGGEWGGAVLLSSEFGDANKRGFWSSAAQIGPPAGNLMANGVLAFLAATLSNEAFLSWGWRVAFLASALLVVFGLLIRLKLEETPVFKAIQAHGEQPKAPIKEVFTKEPRALVAAALSRVCPDVLYALFTVFVAVYATKQLGMTTGNVLAAILIGSAFQLFLIPAAGALTDRFNRRLVYGIAAVGTALYIPVFFWMIQGKSVVMLTVGVVIGLAFHAFMYGPQAAYITEQFPARLRYAGSSLAYTLAGVVGGAVAPLIFTALYAATGNWYLIAGYLAIASIVTVVGLALGRNPQTAEEERLLQEAHA; encoded by the coding sequence ATGACCGCACCGCACCAGGCCACCCCGGCCGCCAGCAAGAGGAAGCTGCCGCCCGGCGCCCTCAAGGCCTATGTCGCGAGCCTCACCGGCACCTCGCTGGAGTACTACGACTTCGCGATCTACTCCGTGGCCTCGGCCCTGGTGTTCCCGAAGATCTTCTTCCCGGGCAACGACGAGTTCGTTGGCCTCCTGCTCTCCTTCTCCGCCTTCGCGGTGGGCTACCTGGCCCGCCCTATCGGCGGTGTGATCTTTGGCCGTCTCGGTGACAAGATCGGGCGCAAACACGTCCTAGTGGTCACCCTGATGCTGATCGGCGCCGCCACCGTGCTGATCGGTGCGCTGCCTGACTACTCGGTCATCGGCGTCGCGGCCCCCATCATCCTGGTGCTGCTGCGCCTGGCCCAGGGCATCGGCGTCGGCGGCGAATGGGGCGGTGCCGTCCTGCTCTCCAGCGAATTCGGCGATGCCAACAAGCGCGGTTTCTGGTCCTCGGCCGCGCAGATCGGCCCGCCGGCCGGCAACCTGATGGCCAACGGTGTCCTGGCCTTCCTGGCCGCCACGCTCAGCAATGAAGCCTTCCTCTCCTGGGGCTGGCGCGTCGCCTTCCTCGCCTCCGCCCTCCTGGTGGTCTTCGGCCTCCTGATCCGGCTCAAGCTCGAGGAAACCCCCGTCTTCAAGGCCATCCAGGCCCACGGCGAGCAGCCCAAGGCCCCCATCAAGGAGGTCTTCACCAAGGAACCACGCGCCCTCGTGGCCGCCGCCCTGTCCCGGGTCTGCCCCGACGTGCTCTACGCCCTCTTCACCGTCTTCGTGGCCGTCTACGCCACCAAGCAGCTGGGCATGACCACCGGAAACGTGCTCGCTGCCATCCTGATCGGCTCCGCCTTCCAGCTGTTTCTGATCCCCGCGGCCGGCGCCCTTACGGACCGTTTCAACCGCCGCCTGGTCTACGGCATCGCCGCCGTCGGCACCGCACTCTACATCCCGGTGTTCTTCTGGATGATCCAGGGCAAGTCCGTTGTGATGCTCACCGTCGGCGTCGTGATCGGCCTGGCGTTCCACGCCTTCATGTACGGCCCGCAGGCCGCCTACATCACCGAGCAGTTCCCGGCCCGGCTGCGCTACGCCGGCAGCTCGCTGGCGTACACCCTGGCCGGCGTCGTGGGCGGCGCCGTCGCACCGCTGATCTTCACCGCGCTCTACGCCGCGACCGGGAACTGGTACCTGATTGCCGGCTACCTCGCGATCGCCTCGATCGTCACCGTCGTCGGGCTGGCCCTGGGCCGGAACCCGCAGACCGCGGAAGAAGAGCGCCTCCTGCAGGAAGCCCACGCCTAA
- a CDS encoding LamB/YcsF family protein: MATIDLNSDVGESYGRWNLGDDTAMFRSVSSANVACGFHAGDPSVIRKTCREAVAAGVVIGAHVGYRDLAGFGRRFLDIDPIELADDVVYQIGALQALAAAEGGKVTYVKPHGGLYNAIVAHTAQAKAVVDAVKSVDPNLPILGLPGSEVLRLAEAAGLRAVTEAFADRAYNPDGTLVSRTLPGAVLHDHAEVTEHVLRMASDSAVRTIDGSILKIRAESICVHGDSPGAVTMAAAVREALTAAGISTAAFV; encoded by the coding sequence ATGGCAACCATCGACCTGAACAGCGACGTCGGCGAGTCCTACGGACGCTGGAACCTGGGAGACGATACGGCGATGTTCCGCTCGGTTTCCAGTGCGAACGTGGCCTGCGGATTCCACGCCGGCGACCCCAGCGTGATCCGGAAGACCTGCCGCGAGGCGGTTGCAGCCGGCGTCGTGATCGGCGCCCATGTCGGCTACCGCGACCTCGCCGGATTCGGCCGCCGCTTCCTGGACATCGACCCGATCGAACTGGCGGACGACGTCGTCTACCAGATCGGTGCGCTGCAGGCCCTGGCTGCCGCAGAGGGCGGCAAGGTCACTTACGTCAAGCCGCACGGCGGCCTCTACAACGCGATCGTCGCGCACACCGCGCAGGCGAAAGCCGTCGTCGACGCCGTAAAGTCCGTCGACCCGAACCTGCCCATCCTGGGCCTGCCGGGCTCGGAAGTGCTCCGCCTGGCCGAGGCCGCCGGGCTCCGCGCCGTGACGGAAGCCTTCGCGGACCGGGCCTACAACCCGGACGGGACCCTCGTGTCCCGCACGCTGCCCGGAGCCGTCCTGCACGACCACGCCGAGGTCACGGAGCATGTCCTCCGGATGGCCTCCGATTCCGCCGTCCGCACGATTGACGGCTCCATCCTGAAGATCCGCGCGGAAAGCATCTGCGTGCACGGCGACTCCCCGGGAGCCGTCACCATGGCCGCCGCAGTACGCGAGGCCCTCACCGCCGCCGGCATCAGCACGGCCGCGTTCGTCTGA
- a CDS encoding GntR family transcriptional regulator: protein MTSSEAGFRGISDSTGATLAAAARLRVAIPSVADRVAAELRLQLAEGLLLPGARLTESTISEELGVSRNTVREAFAELAAERLVVRQPNRGVFVASLGPGDIHDVYTVRRFLEVSAIRGGGSPERVAAVRAAIEEGRAAAAADDEEALGNANQHFHGAIAALAESPRLNTIMAQVLAEMRLFFHKATLDAHFYRSYLDDNEEICKALEAGELDRAGDLLLAYLDRSEEKQSAVHGD from the coding sequence ATGACGAGCTCCGAAGCAGGATTCCGTGGCATTTCCGACTCAACCGGTGCGACGCTGGCCGCGGCGGCGCGGCTGCGGGTAGCCATCCCGTCGGTCGCGGACCGGGTCGCCGCCGAACTGCGGCTGCAGCTGGCGGAGGGGCTCTTGCTGCCGGGCGCGCGGCTGACCGAATCGACCATTTCCGAGGAGCTGGGCGTCTCGCGCAACACTGTCCGTGAAGCCTTTGCCGAACTCGCAGCCGAGCGGCTGGTGGTACGGCAGCCTAACCGGGGAGTGTTCGTCGCGAGCCTGGGGCCGGGCGACATCCACGACGTCTACACCGTGCGCCGCTTCCTCGAAGTGAGCGCCATCCGGGGCGGCGGAAGCCCCGAGCGGGTGGCGGCGGTCCGCGCCGCCATCGAGGAAGGCCGGGCCGCGGCGGCAGCGGATGACGAGGAAGCCCTGGGCAATGCCAACCAGCATTTCCACGGGGCCATCGCGGCGCTGGCCGAAAGCCCGCGCCTCAACACGATCATGGCCCAGGTCCTGGCCGAGATGCGGCTCTTTTTCCACAAGGCCACCCTGGACGCGCACTTCTACCGCAGCTACCTCGACGACAACGAGGAAATCTGCAAGGCCCTGGAAGCCGGCGAACTGGACCGTGCCGGCGACCTGCTGCTGGCCTATCTGGACCGTTCGGAAGAGAAGCAGAGCGCCGTCCACGGGGACTGA